The Alphaproteobacteria bacterium genome contains a region encoding:
- a CDS encoding aldolase/citrate lyase family protein: MPLIENTTKQKLKRGELALGFGVHHLRTAGTAMLAAAAGHDWLFIDMEHGAISVHEATQLCISALPAGVTPIVRICAGALDEGTRCLDNGALGVIVPHVDTAERAKEIAQAFRYPPIGHRSWGGPPAAFRYDAPGNAEAQVALNEAVLVVAMIESPSAVANADAIAAVPGIDGLLIGTSDLTAELGISGQIGHARVVEAYEKVGAACRAHGKALGMGGVYDKENASRYIKGGARLILSGSDHNYILAGAKARTEVLRAAV; this comes from the coding sequence ATGCCGCTGATCGAGAACACCACCAAACAGAAACTCAAGCGCGGCGAGCTCGCGCTCGGCTTCGGCGTGCATCATCTGCGTACCGCCGGCACCGCGATGCTGGCGGCCGCGGCCGGCCACGACTGGCTGTTCATCGACATGGAGCATGGCGCGATCTCGGTGCACGAGGCGACGCAGCTTTGCATTTCGGCGCTGCCGGCCGGGGTCACGCCGATCGTGCGCATCTGCGCGGGCGCGCTCGATGAAGGCACGCGCTGTCTCGACAACGGCGCGCTCGGCGTGATCGTGCCGCACGTCGATACGGCCGAGCGCGCCAAGGAGATCGCGCAGGCCTTCCGCTATCCGCCGATCGGCCACCGCTCATGGGGCGGACCGCCCGCGGCGTTCCGCTACGACGCGCCAGGCAATGCCGAGGCGCAGGTCGCGCTCAACGAGGCGGTGCTGGTGGTCGCGATGATCGAGAGCCCTTCAGCCGTGGCCAATGCGGACGCGATCGCGGCGGTTCCGGGGATCGATGGGCTGCTGATCGGTACGTCGGATCTCACCGCCGAGCTTGGCATCTCGGGCCAGATCGGCCACGCCCGCGTCGTGGAAGCCTACGAGAAGGTCGGCGCCGCCTGCCGCGCGCACGGCAAGGCGCTCGGCATGGGCGGCGTCTACGACAAGGAGAACGCCAGCCGCTACATCAAGGGCGGCGCGCGGCTGATCCTGTCCGGCTCAGATCACAACTACATTCTTGCCGGCGCGAAAGCGCGCACGGAGGTTCTGCGCGCGGCGGTATAA
- a CDS encoding SDR family oxidoreductase: protein MSASRVVIVTGGTFGIGRAITLRLAALGHAVVAFGLEAPNTATAAVPELAAELKRRGLHADLLEADVSIASEVTRVVETALTRHGRIDALVNNAAIGPLGTVLDTDEALFDRILAVNLKGPYLCSRAVLPHMIAAGGGAIVNVGSGAGWGKPNMAAYSASKGGLFALGAAMAYDFLHHRIRVNTVVPGGGGIVTGMSVGRVGGDATRLGQGAPGTAAGRPATGDDIANTVAFLISPEAEAISGTIIDVGCFAHQGGPVPPKPAA, encoded by the coding sequence GTGAGCGCCTCTCGGGTGGTCATTGTGACGGGTGGCACGTTCGGGATCGGACGCGCGATCACACTGCGTCTCGCGGCGCTCGGCCATGCGGTGGTAGCGTTCGGGCTGGAGGCGCCGAACACCGCCACCGCTGCCGTTCCAGAGCTCGCCGCCGAACTGAAAAGGCGCGGCCTGCACGCCGATCTGCTGGAAGCAGATGTATCGATCGCCAGCGAGGTGACGCGGGTCGTGGAGACCGCGCTGACGCGTCATGGACGCATCGATGCGTTGGTGAACAATGCGGCGATCGGCCCGCTCGGCACAGTGCTCGACACGGACGAAGCGCTGTTCGACCGCATTCTCGCGGTGAACCTGAAGGGGCCGTATCTCTGCAGCCGCGCCGTGCTTCCGCACATGATTGCGGCGGGCGGCGGCGCGATCGTCAACGTCGGGTCTGGAGCAGGCTGGGGCAAGCCGAACATGGCCGCCTACAGCGCGAGCAAGGGCGGGCTCTTCGCGCTTGGCGCCGCGATGGCCTACGACTTTCTGCACCACCGGATTCGCGTGAATACCGTCGTGCCGGGCGGCGGCGGCATCGTGACCGGCATGAGTGTCGGTCGTGTCGGTGGAGATGCGACGCGGCTCGGCCAGGGCGCGCCCGGCACGGCGGCCGGGCGACCGGCAACCGGCGATGACATCGCCAACACCGTCGCATTCCTGATCTCGCCTGAAGCAGAAGCGATCTCCGGAACGATCATCGATGTCGGCTGCTTCGCGCATCAAGGCGGGCCCGTGCCGCCCAAGCCGGCCGCCTGA
- a CDS encoding tripartite tricarboxylate transporter substrate binding protein: MTAAVLTTLALCAAPASAQTYPARPVQVIVPFAGGSASDVITRVLLERMGTTMGRRFIVDNRPGAGGNTGTAAAAKAEPDGYTLVMSTLGPLAANKTLFRELGYDPENDFEPISLFAHIPNIIVVSAKLPVKSLGEFIDYARKRPKEINYGSVGPGSSQHLAGVYFEQVTGIAMTHVPYRNIAQYVPDLIAGSVPAGFQFLPNINAPLGSGDARALAVTGDKRMPALPDVPTVAEAGITGYAPSGWLALLAPRGTPKPIIARLYQELAAAIADPMVRNTFSELGAEPAASTPEELARFISTEIVKWREIITKAGITPQ; encoded by the coding sequence ATGACCGCCGCGGTCCTGACGACTCTTGCGCTCTGCGCCGCACCGGCATCTGCTCAAACTTACCCGGCGCGCCCGGTCCAGGTGATCGTGCCGTTCGCGGGCGGCAGCGCGAGCGACGTCATCACGCGCGTGCTGCTCGAGCGCATGGGCACCACCATGGGACGGCGCTTCATCGTCGACAATCGACCGGGCGCGGGCGGCAACACCGGTACGGCCGCCGCCGCCAAGGCGGAGCCGGATGGGTACACCCTGGTGATGAGCACGCTTGGGCCGCTCGCCGCCAACAAAACGCTGTTTCGTGAACTCGGTTATGATCCGGAGAACGATTTCGAGCCGATATCGCTCTTTGCGCACATCCCGAACATCATCGTGGTGAGCGCGAAGCTGCCGGTGAAATCGCTTGGCGAGTTCATTGACTACGCGAGAAAACGGCCGAAGGAGATCAACTACGGCTCGGTCGGGCCCGGCAGCTCGCAGCATCTGGCCGGCGTCTATTTCGAGCAGGTCACCGGAATTGCGATGACGCATGTGCCCTATCGCAACATCGCACAGTACGTGCCCGACCTGATCGCCGGCTCGGTGCCGGCAGGCTTCCAGTTCCTGCCGAACATCAACGCGCCACTCGGCTCCGGCGATGCGCGTGCGCTCGCGGTCACGGGCGACAAACGCATGCCCGCGCTGCCCGACGTTCCGACCGTCGCGGAGGCCGGCATCACCGGCTACGCGCCATCGGGCTGGCTCGCGCTGCTTGCGCCGCGCGGCACGCCGAAGCCGATCATCGCCAGGCTGTACCAGGAGCTTGCCGCCGCGATTGCCGATCCGATGGTGCGGAACACGTTCAGCGAGCTGGGCGCCGAGCCGGCGGCGAGCACGCCGGAAGAACTGGCGCGCTTTATCTCGACAGAGATTGTAAAGTGGCGCGAGATCATCACCAAGGCCGGCATCACGCCCCAGTAG
- a CDS encoding Rieske 2Fe-2S domain-containing protein encodes MSKATDGIELTRVGAGTVMGDLMRCYWIPALMSSELASDGAPVRLMLLGEKLIAFRDSAGRVGVMDHRCPHRCASLFLGRNEEGGLRCIYHGWKFDVAGNCLDMPSLPPPGFKEKMKARAYKVVERAGVVWVYMGARAEAPPLSAFEILDMPEDEVKVTFIQRDCNYLQALEGEIDTSHFGFLHAGHVNVDDLSEDEPVRNTVINRAPEYHLADTDWGTQYAGYRDVGGGRTYWRFGNFLFPFWSQAPNGEFSTHMHARGWVPLDDAHTMYVFLSWKKAVHAGSLPQPAFKDGTPIGGTGRANTLLPNTTDWLGRWRMAANESNDWQIDREAQRSNRIYSGIDGIHLQDQAITESMGGIVDHEFEHLAPSDQMITRTRRRLLLAARALREKGTVPPGADNPEVYRGARSGYLVSADKGPWRELYAKQFAAAAHPAQRPLRAAE; translated from the coding sequence ATGAGCAAGGCAACGGATGGCATCGAGCTGACGCGCGTCGGCGCGGGCACCGTGATGGGCGATCTGATGCGCTGCTACTGGATCCCGGCGTTGATGTCGTCCGAACTCGCGAGCGATGGCGCGCCGGTGCGTCTCATGCTGCTTGGCGAGAAGCTGATCGCGTTTCGCGACAGCGCCGGCCGGGTCGGTGTGATGGACCACCGCTGTCCGCATCGCTGCGCGTCGCTCTTCCTCGGGCGCAATGAGGAAGGCGGACTTCGCTGCATCTATCACGGCTGGAAGTTCGATGTTGCGGGCAATTGCCTCGACATGCCGAGCCTGCCGCCGCCCGGCTTCAAGGAGAAAATGAAGGCCAGGGCCTACAAGGTCGTGGAGCGCGCGGGTGTCGTGTGGGTGTACATGGGCGCGCGCGCGGAGGCGCCGCCGCTGTCCGCATTCGAAATTCTGGATATGCCGGAGGACGAGGTGAAGGTGACCTTCATCCAGCGCGACTGCAACTACCTGCAAGCGCTCGAGGGCGAGATCGACACCTCGCATTTCGGCTTCCTGCACGCCGGCCATGTGAATGTGGACGATCTCTCCGAGGACGAGCCGGTGCGCAACACGGTCATCAACCGCGCGCCGGAATATCACCTGGCCGACACCGACTGGGGCACGCAGTATGCGGGCTACCGCGATGTCGGAGGAGGCCGCACCTACTGGCGCTTCGGCAACTTCCTGTTTCCGTTCTGGTCGCAGGCGCCGAACGGCGAGTTCTCGACGCACATGCATGCGCGCGGCTGGGTGCCGCTCGACGATGCGCATACCATGTACGTCTTCCTGTCGTGGAAGAAGGCTGTGCATGCGGGTTCGCTACCGCAACCCGCCTTCAAGGATGGCACGCCGATCGGCGGCACCGGGCGTGCCAACACGCTGCTGCCGAACACGACCGACTGGCTCGGCCGCTGGCGCATGGCGGCGAACGAAAGCAACGACTGGCAGATCGACCGCGAGGCGCAGCGGAGCAACCGGATCTACAGCGGCATCGACGGCATCCACCTGCAGGACCAGGCGATCACGGAGAGCATGGGCGGAATTGTCGATCACGAGTTCGAGCATCTCGCGCCATCGGACCAGATGATCACGCGCACGCGCCGGCGCCTGCTGCTGGCGGCGCGCGCGCTGCGCGAGAAGGGCACTGTTCCGCCGGGGGCCGACAATCCGGAGGTCTATCGCGGCGCGCGGTCCGGCTACCTCGTCAGCGCAGACAAAGGCCCGTGGCGTGAGCTCTATGCGAAGCAGTTCGCCGCGGCCGCGCATCCCGCGCAGCGCCCGTTACGGGCGGCGGAGTAG
- a CDS encoding HigA family addiction module antitoxin, producing the protein MPMHNPPHPGGIVRRQCLDPFGLSVTEAAAGLGVTRQALSDLLNGKAGISVDMAIRLSKAFGSSAETWLGLQTAYDLAQARERARSIKVRSFKAA; encoded by the coding sequence ATGCCGATGCATAATCCTCCACATCCGGGCGGAATCGTCCGCCGCCAGTGTCTCGATCCGTTCGGCCTGTCGGTGACCGAAGCCGCCGCGGGACTCGGTGTGACCCGGCAGGCGCTGTCCGACCTGTTGAACGGGAAAGCGGGTATTTCGGTTGACATGGCCATCAGGCTTTCGAAGGCCTTCGGCTCAAGCGCCGAAACCTGGCTTGGATTGCAGACTGCTTACGATCTCGCGCAGGCGCGCGAGCGGGCGCGCAGCATCAAGGTGCGGTCGTTCAAGGCTGCATGA